Below is a window of Humulus lupulus chromosome 9, drHumLupu1.1, whole genome shotgun sequence DNA.
tcataaaatgaaataaaaagagCTACAACAGAAGGGTTGCCGACACGTGTAAAAAACACATAGCACACGCGGTTGGTCCAAAACTAAACACCAAAAAAGCTTATTCTCTATTTATTACTATCAACAATACTTCTTCTCTAAGTTTAGTTTAGAAAACTAAAAAAAGTTGGGACCCCAAAGGGTCACTATCCAAATTTACCTTTCCAAATTAAGTTTAATTAGACTTAAAATAAATATccttaattaaatgaaaaataaaagtatTAAAGAGACCAATTTGATTTACGCATTAAACAAGTGAAAAATCCAGCTTGCCGGGTCTCGAAAAGAGTGTTAAGTTCTCCACTAGTAACTTCCATGGATGGATGTGTCAGTGCTTAATCTCATTACTAAACATAtttaattaacataaacataaaacatacataacaaaaagtaaaaattggaaattgaaaatgtaatcattttatttattacttgaataataTTTGATTGGCCAAGGTGGATGGGACAAGTTGGGAACTGAAAATTAAAAACTTGTATATGACAATGAAAAAGCTTAATCTGAGTGATTAACATAGAAACCCCTAACTTCTCATATTGTCCCAAATACAAAAACAAAAGAGGGACAATAATAATCCACCACCTTCTTCCTTTtacagccaaaaaaaaaaaaaaacccaagaGACCAAAAGGCTGTGCTAATCAAAAGTAAAGACATCTTATTAATCACCTACGCCTAACCCAAAAGAACAAAATATGGTCACCATTTTTCTTCAtcatataatattttcatttcatttttttttcttttctttcttgagACCCCTGTTTTTCTCTgtactatatattatatatagcaAACTAACATATTATATCCCTAAACCTTTACTGTTTCTTTCTTTCCATTCTTACCCTTTATAACCTAAAAATAAACCCAAAATAAAACGAAATAAGTAGATAGTCTTAACCCTAGTAAGTCCAGTCTTGGGGCAGCCGAATCTCATGGTTCACTACTGGTAGCTGTTGAGGCCTCATGTTGCGTTGCTTCGGATGATGATTATATGAAACGACATTGTTGTTGCTTCGAAGCCTTAACGACACATCTGCAAACGACAAGTTAACACAAAAACGACACTATTAGGTTCAAACAAAAACAAATGCCATTTAAGAGTAACTGGTACAGAATTAAAGGCTTTGAATTTTAAGTACCAGTTTCAGGACCAAATCTTCCATTGTAGCGAGGTTGAAGCTGGGGCTGGCCACACATGTCGTCTAAGTTCAAGTTCAAGGCCTGGACAACCCTAGCTGGAAGCAAAACTGTGGAACAAGCTGTACAAGAAACATTAATTAACATGTATtagtaaaaacaaaacaaaaaaagtcCGAAAAGGAAATAGTAATAAATACCCAGTACCCAAAAAAACTTCCTCTGCTCTTTCAATGATGTTAACCACTAGATTTAAGGGTCCTATCTATGTATTTCAAACATAATAAATTGAAAACAGCTGTGTACTACTATTCAAAGAACTGCAACGTCGTCGTACCAGGCTTTCTACGCGTTTCAGGTTGGGTCCCAACTTGACGAGGCAAGAAGACACCGGTACCGACGCTTTCTCTTTTTGCGGCCGGGTTACCAAGAAAGACGGCTCTCATTCCAGACCCATTTGGCTGGCTCTGACCCTGCTGTAGTGGAGGCCATGCAGATGGTGACAACCCTAGAGGTCGGTTGTTTTTGGTGCTCCCCATGAACTCACTGTTTCGTGCTCTGTTCATTGCCACTGGTTGGGGCTGGTTCATCTGGTACCGTCCGGGGACCTTAGTCTGAGTAGTACTGGCTCCCCATATCGCAGAGCTCTGCTGCTTCATCATTTGTTGTTGTCTAAGTTgctgaaactaaaagaaagagagaaagtgttATGAAAAAGTTCGAGGGAAGAACAACAAGACTATGAGCTCCATTAGAGTGAGTACCTGTGAGGCTTGCAATTGCTTCTGAGAAATGGACTGGTTGAGATAGAAACCGATATCAGGGTTTGGAGTATTAGCCACCGGAGAAGGCTTGGTAGGTGGACCCAAGAGTCCCCTGCTATGGTAGAACATGTACTCTTCTTCGTTCATCCTCATCTTAGCGACTTCACCGGCGGCGGCGTTCAAAAGATCCCATGTCTCTGGAGGAGAGGAGACTCGTGAATGAGCTTTTGGGCTTTCACGGCTCGACCCTTGTCCGCAACCGCAACCATTCCCAACAGCGCAGAGGGTTGATTGAGGCG
It encodes the following:
- the LOC133801257 gene encoding uncharacterized protein LOC133801257 yields the protein MAESFDDAEFWLPLEFLTDDDVLIDVKNSKTKNYKDGVAFGSEADGYTRSLFPYEFSCGFGSLGVPSDLSSPVESVVGSSETESDEEEYLAGLSLQMARSTLEGGFKNTASENGKPRTMSGSPQSTLCAVGNGCGCGQGSSRESPKAHSRVSSPPETWDLLNAAAGEVAKMRMNEEEYMFYHSRGLLGPPTKPSPVANTPNPDIGFYLNQSISQKQLQASQFQQLRQQQMMKQQSSAIWGASTTQTKVPGRYQMNQPQPVAMNRARNSEFMGSTKNNRPLGLSPSAWPPLQQGQSQPNGSGMRAVFLGNPAAKRESVGTGVFLPRQVGTQPETRRKPACSTVLLPARVVQALNLNLDDMCGQPQLQPRYNGRFGPETDVSLRLRSNNNVVSYNHHPKQRNMRPQQLPVVNHEIRLPQDWTY